In the genome of Vicia villosa cultivar HV-30 ecotype Madison, WI linkage group LG7, Vvil1.0, whole genome shotgun sequence, one region contains:
- the LOC131619466 gene encoding cucumisin-like: MAFIGSAGIGVLNVARKTMARMLAKQMSPDCDAEFAYGAGQINPIKALYPGLVYDANEEDYIKFLCDQGLNMSMLLQITESIVNCPERGHMTPRNLNYPSFAFKVPRIKHHLNARFKRIVTDVGLPMSTYRAFVTAPKELNISVTANVLSFTPLGEKQNFITINGKLKKSIGSASLTWGDGKYQVRSPIVVFYERERWKERVPIYIG, encoded by the exons ATGGCTTTCATTGGCAG TGCTGGAATCGGTGTTTTAAATGTAGCAAGAAAAACAATGGCAAGAATGCTGG CAAAACAAATGAGCCCAGACTGTGACGCAGAATTTGCGTATGGAGCCGGACAAATTAACCCTATAAAGGCTTTATATCCTGGTTTAGTGtatgatgcaaatgaagaagactACATTAAGTTTTTATGTGATCAAGGTTTAAATATGTCTATGTTACTCCAAATCACAGAGAGTATAGTCAATTGCCCTGAGAGAGGACATATGACACCAAGAAACTTAAATTATCCTTCTTTTGCTTTCAAAGTCCCCCGGATTAAACATCACTTGAATGCACGCTTCAAAAGAATAGTTACAGATGTAGGGTTACCTATGTCTACATATAGAGCATTTGTAACCGCTCCAAAAGAACTTAACATTTCAGTGACCGCCAACGTTTTATCATTCACACCATTGggagaaaaacaaaattttattacTATAAATGGGAAATTGAAGAAGTCAATTGGCTCAGCTTCTTTGACATGGGGCGATGGTAAATATCAAGTGAGGAGTCCTATTGTTGTGTTTTATGAGCGCGAGCGGTGGAAGGAAAGGGTGCCAATTTATATAGGATAG
- the LOC131619467 gene encoding uncharacterized mitochondrial protein AtMg00810-like, with product MDLGFWRSKSEPTLYIKSQGQYTFLLSLYVNDLIYTGNNTEMMMEFKEDMVNTFEMNDLGLMSYFLGIEVSQINEGIFISQKKYTEGLLKKFNMYGFKSVATPLITNEKLLKNNEAPKADASKYISLTGSLLYLTVTRPDIMYATSLLSRFMQSPSQIQFGA from the coding sequence ATGGATCTAGGATTTTGGAGGAGCAAGAGTGAGCCTACACTTTACATCAAGTCCCAAGGTCAGTACACTTTCTTACTCTCTCTATATGTAAATGACCTTATATACACGGGAAACAATACTGAGATGATGATGGAGTTTAAAGAAGACATGGTGAACACCTTTGAGATGAACGACCTTGGTTTAATGAGTTACTTCCTCGGTATAGAGGTAAGTCAAATAAATGAAGGGATATTCATCTcgcaaaagaaatacacagaagGCTTACTTAAGAAATTCAATATGTACGGTTTCAAATCTGTCGCTACTCCACTCATAACAAATGAGAAACTACTAAAGAATAATGAAGCACCAAAAGCTGATGCATCCAAATACATAAGTCTAACTGGaagtcttctatatttaactgttaCACGACCAGACATAATGTATGCTACAAGTCTTCTATCAAGATTCATGCAAAGCCCAAGTCAAATACAGTTTGGAGCATGA